The following is a genomic window from Nicotiana tabacum cultivar K326 chromosome 3, ASM71507v2, whole genome shotgun sequence.
CTGAGCGACCATCCTTATGTAAGCCATGTCTCTTTGTTCTTTGACAACATCGAGGTCTTGCCTCATTCTCTCGTCGTTAGTCAGCCCGCTCTCGTGTGAGTACCTCAAACCTGGTTCTCCGACCTCAACCAGTATTAttgcatcagtcccatagactagcGAGTATGGTGTTTCTCGTGTGCACGCTTTTGGcattgtgcggtatgcccatagcactttCGGCAGCAACTCCAACCATAGTCCCTTAGCGTTCTCGagcttcttcttcatgatgttcaataTTAACTTGTTGGAGGACTCCGATTGTCCATTGCCCACGGGATGATATGGCatggagagtattcttttgatgtgccatttCTCGAAGAACTCGACGATCCGTTTTCTAGTGAATTGGGGACCGTTGTCACAACTTATTTCTTTGGGGAGGCCGAAGTGGAATACGATATTCCTCCATATGAAGGTGATCATTGCTTGCTCGTGTATTTTGGCGAATGCACCTGCTTTCACCCActttgaaaaatagtcagttaaaactaaaagaaatcgtacattacctcatcctgctgggagggggccgacgatgtccatcacCTACTTGATGAAAGGCCAAGGCGAGGTGACTGAGTGAAGGTTCTCGCCTGCTTGATGGATCATGGGGCGTATCTTTGGCATTGTTCACATTTTTACACGAAGTCGGCGTCCTCTTTCTTCACTTTGGGCCAGTAGTAGCCTGctcgtatgaggcatctgactaGGGCTCAATTGCCGGTATGGGCTCCGCAGTGACCCTCGTGGACCTCCTTCAAAACACGTAGTGTCTAGTTTGAGCCTAAGCATTTTGCGAGGGGGCCGCCATAGGTTCTTTTATATAAGTCATTGTTGATGACGTTGTACCTGGCTTCTTGCATTCAAATCTTTTTAGATTCTCTTTTATCATCTGGGAGCACGCCGTCTTGCAAATATGTGATAATATGATtgtgccagtcccaagttaggtttatagTTCATTCCTCGATTTGATCGATCGACGAGTGGAGAAAAGTGACCACGTTCCTTTGTTCGGTTATGCTTTTAGTGGCTGTCTACTTCGATATTCTGTGCTCAAGGGATTTGGTTGAGCTGGCATTCATTGAAGTTGGGTAACAACTTGAAGATCTCGGCCTAGTATTTTTGCAgttttgttccttgatttggaaagtccccgCGACTTGATTGACGACGAGCTGAGAGTCGTACCGTAGGACGACTCGCTTCACTCTATACTTGAGTGCTAATTTTAGTCCTGCAATCAcgacctcatactcggcctcattgttagtcatatctggGCATCTTATGGACTAGAGAATTACTTCTCAAGTCAGGACTTTGAGCACGAGTCCCAGTCCTGAtccctgtaagcacgtgatttttgacctatatgagaattactcccaaaaattcaaaataaaatgattttccttggtgtgaaatattgtgagattttgtaatattttggataattatttgtatttgtctgtgtttgtttatttgttaaattaataaaaaattacaaaaatatgtcgcatttgcatgtaggatttaattctataattgttactaattaaatttgtttacaaaaaatgaaaattacaaaaataggcatcttttgcatttttagcatttaatgcccaaatatacaattttatgcttaattattacttaattgtgcgttaattgttatttggagttaatttgcacttttataacttaatttagttcttaataatagtttaagtatttttataatttatttttagagaaataaaagaagaaaagagagcgaaaatataaagaaagtcggaattgggcctcgtcttcgatttcaagccataggcccaaaaaatggcccaatcttccctacgacccagtccatttcgaactgggtcaacccagtccataacccaaaagacccaatacccctatcttgcatttcaaagacacaaaacaaaacaaaaaaaaacaaaaaaaaaaacaaaaaccctaaaaatgacctaactcatccgcccccccccctctcattttttttcatcttcttctccaaaccttccaaaccccacctcccatggcttcccttCATCCTCACCATGGACGACCCAGCTGCGCCTTCAGCTTCACCAACGTTCATGCCTActcctcctccttcgttcttcgtcaagctcgagcttgagctcgacgttcATGGCTACTCCTCCTCTATTTCGTTTCTTTTGCTTCTGCTACGACCAAATGACCCTTCTACTTCCATCTTCTCCGTCCAAGAAACCAAACGACCCAGCTGCGTCATCCATGGACGACCACTGCTTCTCTAGCAGCCATGGCTGCATTCCTCGAGCACCCgaaccaccaccaaacgaccatcGTTGTCATGCCCGTTACTACTGTGCCGTGCTACTGCTTTTGCTTCCTTCGTCGAGTTGATGCCGCCCGTTTCTGCCACTGCTGGGACGTCGTCGCTGCTGCCTCGTCGCAACAGTGACGCTGCCGCTGCTACTCCTTCCTCTGCCGTTGCTTCTGCTTCTCGACGTCGTGCTGCTGCCCGTCACGACAGTAGCCGCGGCTGCTTCTACTttttcttcgtcttcgtcgtccttcgttcaagctttggtcgaggctcggacagatttgcttacaataaaagtgcgtcgttggttcatctccggttagtagatttttgaattttattttgtccgtattttgttttgatatttttcgaatctaaaatcggcgaatgtttgttttattcatgtctatggttagatatttgattttttggttttgttcatgttcatgttgattgttaaattaattttcagattttaaaatggaagtttaattagttgttttcatgtttatttcatgtttgtattattgtttaagtaagtatttgttagtttgatgtttgttagattcaaattgaaatttaatcaactatttcttcaatttgtttcatgtgtttatgtattgttagaaattgttaatatttttaagttcgagtttaagttcataattgtttcttcgtcgatcttgttatttgtttaaagaatttaattgtattaaaggaatatattgttttaatcgtttaatccgtcatgtttgttgtcttaaaatagattcattcatgttcatactttgtttggatgatcttgaatccgaattttgtatagtttgatttcttgtttaccatttatgattattgcttgaattgttctcataatcttgttttaagtttaatataagaattgtttgttgtaatgttgttagagttgattttaagttcaatatgattgaatttagaaatgttcatactttgtttgttgttgttgttgaatccgaaaataggattgttgttgctaaaatattgttcaatcaaattttagttgttctttgttgttcaattcgtgttcatgtgatttgttgttgaaatgttgttaaaatcgtgttcatgtgatattgttgttatgatgttcatccatgttcatattgttgtttgaacattgttagagattgatcatattgtctatattttggttatgtttgattaaatgatgtgttatagctgatgggtaatttggtaaatttgtagtacgttcaggggtagtttggtaatttcagtaaggtcggaaggggtagtttaggaattgtacattttgaaattgtttatttgaagcatgggggacaaaatgaaatggggtgggttgtgatatgattatttaatataaaggggggacaagatttaaattaaaggggaatcttgcattattttaaataaagcatgggggacaaaatataatggggtggtgtgatatgtttatttaatgtaatggggatgagtggaaagataatgggttgggtagagaaaaagtattgatttaattgattaaaaggtttatgggatatgttatatatatgtgaagtcttgaacacaaagaagaacaagaatacagatagagagaaaaaaaaacggacagagaatagaagagagaaaaattccgaaaaatatttaagctttcaaaataaaaataaaagctaaaaaaaatactgctttctttctttgtgtgaaattagtattaatggttgttgttacatttaaagcttaaagcttttgtttttgggattactactccaccggtctgttactgggttgttactgttgctgagcagttgttgctattgcacttttattactgttgctgattttcatcttcattttcttttgtttccaatatcaggtacatatctcttaaactcatgttgtgaagagcttcaacatggcaagtaaatgaagtttggaattataaggatgtcttctactcatttagattttattagtttaaatttcagttttgttttagttggttaatatagtattaaatcaattagtagattagttctctttcttaataactaatggcttagttattttaggaacgcgatcaactcatttcttttaatatatgaaataatgtcaatgatttttttacaaaatatagagttaagtTTGCAAATAGtcgcataggcagagaataagaattggtttatttatctcaaactcaatctttgtaaacaaattaaccaaacaattataactttggactaaaaacaagtatatgagaaggatatgggatttacaagcacgaattgcaacattttatgtcaaggatatgtagaaatagaattcgcattaaatgtaacaataaaagttctgcagaaactattaatttgtttatcaaattaattctttttccagttttatatgcgattcaatttttggatatgttaatgttgtatccacgataaaaatggtagtatttttagttacatgttgtttgtttctttttcatatcattaattctttaaaatttgaatagttttgaggtatataattcatacgcgtaaaataagacttgtagcaacgcctaataaattttgaattctttgtcaagaaatttggtggcatcccaatcggtaattctccacgattcttacatttaaaaatagatagaTGCAATAAAtatttatggaaaatctatactactattaagaatcttttgcgtgattagggatgcgttcgcgtaacctgattatatttctaaaagcaattcggattatgcgttcgcgcaacttcgaaagaacatttaataaaaagggggctcttcggagaatatcaatattaatttcatataactcgagatgtgcggttcaatatttaattatacaagagcgacgaacgttcataattttattttagcacaatttcgaacttaagtcttttttttatataataaaaaatttcgaaaaaaataaataaataataataattatattgtgtatacgtacgcgtgacacgattttcacgttaaaaaatattaatatataaaacgaatacacgtacgcgtgattcgattcgaagaagggtctttaattataaacaatttaaatagaagcggtaacaataaaatcatgcaataaaaatgtatttaataaatcaaaataatcaagccaaatataacagttgagcgaccgtgctagaaccacggaactcgggaatgcctaacaccttctcccgggttaacagaattccttatccggatttctggttcgcagaataataaacagagtcatattctcctcgattcagggattaaaattggtgacttgggacgccttaaaatttcCAGGTgacgactctgaaacaaacaaacaaatcctgtttcgattgtcctttaattggagaaaactccccacgcaccctctcgggtatgtaaaaaggaggtgcgacagctctggcgactctgctggggacatttttcccagaaccactggttcagggttagaaattcgagcttaaaataactgttatagttggctttatttattatctgatttttacatgtttatgcttaatatgctaaatgatgcttttaccgctttaatattatctgaattgtgtataaaactgctacgaaacccttcttctttctgagtcttctaaaattatggtgtacacgtgcgcgtgacccacctttctgttagaagtcataccaaataagacgaagttgggacaagcaactaggccgggcagactttcgtgctcccggtatgttgcccccatttcggctcaagctgtccacttgggtaagccagggctagaacaatatgcctcaggtttttccacttagaataactcagcttcatgccggatccctagtaggaacgtttgtttgcatcacgtgcatttgactttggaggctcaacacaggggttgggtctgtctaggacaggtgtaccaaaaaatgaaaaggatcatcctgatgcatcctacttgctgctatttgcgcatttatttgattcggtcttttgtgttgactgacttttgaatatcacgaataatattttgaaattgaaaaaaaatagcggttagggaattgattgtttatttttggaaaaaaaaaacaatgcccaaataactgtcaaaactctgccgaaattttgagaaaatgaaaaaaaaatattttattagtttgttttattaaaagcaaaggaaaaatagaaagaaaaaaaagagtcgttgttctgtcttgtttttaaaaaacaaattagaaaaaaaaatagtttgtcttgccataaaaaaaatgaaaaaaaagagtcttgttttaaaatgagtttttatttatttatttgtttagataccaaaataaaaataactaataaaataaaaaaagtcgcgtcgaaagtggttttattatttgttgcaaatatgtatatatataagaatccaaaaagttgttctttatttccaaaaaaatgtatatatatctttatttgttgcaaaaatatttgtcgtgccaaaagtctagaaaagttttttttagactctcaattttcaaaaaaaaaatccaaaaaaaaaaattttccgttattgacttctttagaaagtctttttaattattaaaaatatatatatatatatatatatatatataataaaataaaacaaattcgaaaatattttccttcttctttaaaaattgaaaagaaaattcaaaattcaaaaaaatattttttagaaagcgtttcttttattaaaggtaaaattctaaaaaaaaaatattttctttcttcttagaataagaaaaaaaaaatatcttccttttacttttgaaattcttaaagttcaaatcaaaagaaaaggaattcttagaagtctttctttcaaaaagaaaatcaatcaaaaatcaaaaaaaatatatatatatacttcatttcttcttttaaagcagttcttttacaaattcaaaaaaaaaatttaaaattagtttatttactttattcacgacctgcccgaactacgcgggtttgattctcaccggatgt
Proteins encoded in this region:
- the LOC142178514 gene encoding uncharacterized protein LOC142178514; the protein is MKKKLENAKGLWLELLPKVLWAYRTMPKACTRETPYSLVYGTDAIILVEVGEPGLRYSHESGLTNDERMRQDLDVVKEQRDMAYIRMVAQKQQAERYYNKKAKIRQLKVGDYVLKAKTQASKDTREGKLGTN